Below is a genomic region from Prolixibacteraceae bacterium.
CAAACAACCTGTCTATCAAATCACGATGCAACGGATCAACCTATATTTTCTGTAATGTTCTCATTTGCGCTGAAAGTCCGATTTCATTGTCTTTCATTAATATTGGTATATAGAGGTTTGAGCCAATGCCTTGGAGTGCCCTGCGGGATCGAGTGGATCTAACCTAATGCTCACATCTTGCACTGAAAGTGCTACAATTAATAGCCCAATGCGAAGCGCTGGGTATAGGTGAAAAAATAACAGTAGGGCTGGTGGTCTGATCTATATCTACTGTTATTTGTACTATTTCAAATGCCTATGGCTGCAACCTTCCCTGAAAGGGAACCCGAACTTAGCCCAATGGTGAAAACCATATAGTGCGCTGTAGCGCATTATACAGGTTGGAGCCTTGGGTAATAAAAATACCCCAACATGAAGGGCTGAAGGCCTGCCCGATTAATGTTATTGCAATGATGGTAGTTATTTGATGGAGTTGTGGTACGATGCCGAGCGGAGTTCAGCGTTCCCAGCGGTTGTGGTACTCCTACTCGTGCTGAGACATTGGCACAAACTTAGCAGTATTAGATGTGAGTCGGTGGATATGGACAGGCCTTGCGCCTTGGTATAGGGTCGATCCTCTTGTCGGGGACTTGGTTGAGATTATGGTGATTTACTTTTATGAAAAGTTGATGATTATTAATTTCCTATGAATTAAAGCATGCAGTCCCTGCTGTGATTGTTGAACTAGGATAGATTAAAATTGATTATTACAATAATTATGAATATTTTTAGTAAAAAACTGAATTATAGTAGTTCTATGAAGAGAGAATAGCCATCCGATATGGCGTATTTTAATTCTAACTAGTATCCATCGAATGTTTTTAGATACTAGTTGCGATAAATATTATCTACTTTATAGTTCCCGATTTAACCCATTACAACCTATGAATAAAAGAACCCTTATATGTACATTAATAGCCTTATTAATGTTTGCTTCGTGTCATGAAAAACAAGTTGATTCTACTGAGATCATTGAGATTGATGTGATGAAAGCATCACGGGTGAAGATGAAAGATATTTTCTCAAAAATTGAGTTAATTCCTTTAGAGACCTCTGAGAACTCCTTAATTGAAGAATCCAGAAGTACGATTGGATTTAATAAGGTGAATGATCGATATTACATTGGAGATAGAAAACAAAAGAATGTGATTGTTTTTGGAGCGAATGGAAAACACCTTTATTCGTCTAACCAACGTTTAGGAAGAGGCCCAGAAGAGTTCCCTGAATTATATCGTTACCTAGTGAGAGATGATAATGGAAATATTATTATTTATGCAGGTTTTATGTCTAAATTATTTGAATATGATATCGATGGAAATTTCATCGACAAATATAATGTTCCAAAGTTGTATACAACGAATAAGATGATGGCTATATCGAAAGATACCATTGCATTTTATTGTAGCACTCCAAGAAAAAATGACAATTCTATAGTTCAAAATGCACTCGTTTTCTATTCCCTTAGAGGTGAGAAAATAATAAAAAAAATAGATAGTATTTATCAAGATGGAATGGCTGCTCAAACAAATCGAAATTGTTTTCAGCGATTCAATGATAGCATTAGTTTTAATCATAATTTTCCTTCCAATGAGATCTATCGTATCGATCCAAATAGTTTAGAAGTAACATGTAAATACCGGTTAGATTTTGGAGAGTATAATTGGAACTCAGATAAGGGAAAAAAGATCGGAGTCAACATTATATCTAAATACATTCGAGAGAATTGTAAAAATATGGTTATGGTAGGTACAAAGTTAGAGAACAGTGAGTATCTTATTGTAATGTATTCTTTTAAAGGACAAAGTAATGTGTTGTTTTATAACAAAAAGAGCAAGAGAATTGCAATTAAGGAGAATCCCGTAAGAACAAAAGAATTATTATTGCGATTGGATTACATAGACGAGGAATATATATATGGGTTGTGCACTCCCAAAGGTGTACGAAATCTGATATCACCAGATTTGTTGGACGATTCGTTGTTAGCTGTATTAGATAGTATTAAGATGTCGGACAACCCTATTGTCGTAAAGTATAAATTTAAGAAGACATTCCTAAAATAGTCAACAAAACTAATTTATAAATTGCGATATGAAGAAATTGATAAAAAAAATACTGTTCGGAACTATAATCTCTTTTTGTATATTTTCTTGTCATCAAGAGGGTATTGATAAGAATTCGTATAAGATAAAAGTCGAAGGAAAAACGTCAAAGGAACTATCAGACTTTTTTTCAGAGATTGAAATTATTCCGTTAGAGACAAGTGAGAAATGTGTTTTGAATAGATGTACACATCTATCCATTATTAATGGGAAGTACTATGTTCAAGATGAGCGACAACATATTGTCGCAGTGTTTAGTCTAGACGGAGAATTTATTTATTCAACAAAGGAGCTTAAGGGACGAGGCCCTAATAAGTATTTAAATTGCCAGAGGTATACTGTAAATAGGCAAAATGGAAATATTCAAGTTCTTGATTTAATAAGACATAAAATCATAGAATATGATTTGCAAGGAAATTTGGTTATACAGTATGAGATTCCAGAGACTTTTCTCCCAGCAGAAGAATTTGTATACCTCTCTTATGGTATATATGCTTTCTACTTCCAATCAAAAAAGCCTTTCAAGTATAACCGATATGTGATTTTTTATTCTGTGAAAGAAGGTAAAATAATAAAGAAAATTAGCGCTCCTCAAACTTATTATTTAGCTGTTAAAACAAATCACGACTGTTTTCAACGATTTAATAATACCATTGGCTTTAGCTATTCTTACCCTTCTTGTAACGATATATATTATTTAAACACCAAGTCTCTTGACCTAGAGTGTAGTTACAGTTTAGATTTTGGTAAATACAACTTTAATGAAGAAAGTCTAAAGAATGTGGACAAGGAGTTGCATACGAAGTTTATTCGAGATAATAGTGATCATACCGCTTTTGTGTATGATAGAATGGAGAGCGAGGATTATATCATTATAGAGTACTCATTGAAAAATAAATTTTATGTGTTGTTTTTTAACAAAAAGAACCACCGTGTTCGAATTAAAGAGAATGGTACAAAGCATTCTAAAGAGGTACTAACATTTTTATCCCATATCGATAGAGATTATATATACAGTATGTGTAGCCCAAATTTCGTGGATCAACTTATTACAAACGATTTGTTAAGCAGTGAATCAAGGAAACGATTGAGGGAGATGAAATTAACAGATAATTCCGTGATCATACGATATAAACTAAAGTAACTCTAGACTATTGGATTGGTTTACAGTATATCTATTCTTGGATGATTAAAAAAAATAGAATCTCTAGGATAAATTAAAACATCGAGTAAACACCTAATGGATCTAAAACGGATAGATCTAGATATATTTGGTTATAGCGAATCAAAATAACCTTATGCTAGGAAAGCATATTTAAATATTACTTTTAAATAATCAAGTCTTATGTACATGATAATAACTGAGTTCTCTTGCATCCGTGTTGTGGTTGATTTTTAAATTATGGTTGATTTGATTACCCACAAAATATCGGTAAGAGCCAATAATTAATACAAGTGTGTTCGTAACATAAACCTTGTTGAATTCCTTGTGTAGAATAAGGAATTCGTTGTTTGGATTTCATAATTGTGATTTTAAATCATTAATAAAAATATATAGATATGTACAGTAAGAGTGTTTTAACTTATTTATTGCTAATCCTTTTTGTTGCTTGTAAGAGTACTCCTCAGAAAAAAACACGACTACCTGATGGAACAGAGGTTCTTGGTGTCGTAGATGCAGAAGTTGAAAAGGTAGACTTAAATCCATTCTTAAAAAAGAGTGAATATGATTTAAGCTCATATATTAAAGAGGCAAAGTTAATCCCTTTAGAGACAACAGAAGCTAGTTTACTTGGTCGCATTAGTGATGTGATCATGACAAGTACGCACATATATATTAGGGATAATTCTAAAGGACATGGAATATTTATTTTTGATAATAAGGGTAAATACATTACTCAAATAAAAAAGGGGCAAGGTCCAGGAGAACTTTTAAGAGTGTCGGATATGGCTTTTGATAATTCAAATCAAGAGCTATTGGTATCACAAAGAAATTTGATGAGTTATTATAGTCCTAATGGTAAATTTGTTAGAAATAGTAAGATCCCTTTTTATTTTGCTGAATTTGATATTACAAAAGATGGTTATATTTTTTATAAGCACGATAGCCAGAGTGACCCATCACTAGGTGAAAGTGATTCTTATAATATTATCATTACTAATAAACAATGCAAGATAAAACAGGTAGGTATGCCATCAACTTACAAAAAATGTAGGTTCTACACAAAGAGCTATATGCAAGAAAATGGTTATCTAAGCCATAGATTTTCAGATACTATATTTCAATACCGTCATTTGGATAACATGTTATACAGTAAATATATTCTAGACTTCTCGTCGAAGAAGGTTTCAGATAATTTACTTGCTAAACTATCCCCTCGTGATTTAATGAAGCAGGATGATTACTATTTTCTTGGTGATTTTCTTGAAACGAGTAAACATAGTTTCTTTTCTTTGTTAAGTCATAGAAAGAAACTCTATCTTTTCAGAGATAAGAAAACTAAGAAAGTAATTGGAGGAACGAAAGTGATGCGTAATAATTTGTTTCCAAGAGCAGGTGTTGCATATCGTCCAATGTTTGCTTCTGGTGATTATTTCATTACCATATACACTCTTCCACATCCAAAATTTCGTGAAAGTTTTGTTGATCACAGTACTATCTTTTCAGAAGAAGATAAACTCATTGCAAAGAGTATGAAAATGGAGGAGAATCCAGCTTTGATCTTATATACACTAAAAGAGTTTTAATCAAGCGTATAAGTTTGTCGTTTATTCACGAGTATCATTTGGCAACTAATAACCCGACGGAAGCATAATGTCATTCTTGCTCTTGTAGGGTCTAAAAATTAAACTGTTATAAGATAATTAATTGCGATATGTTGCCGTCAGGTTAATAATCGACTTATCACGATAATTAAGAATAACTTTTGTGGTAATTATAAGCTACGGAAGTTTAATGAAGAAGATTGTATTCAAACCATAAAACCTAACTAATGAGAAAAATTGTCTTACTAATGAGTGTCCTACTTGTTGGATGTAGTAGTAAAGTAAATTTTGGTGGCTTTGCGCCACAAGATCTTAAGTTATCAGACGTTGAAGTACTCAAATTAAGTACAGATAGTCTGGTGACCATTCATGTGCCAGAAAAATCGAATGAGGAGACTATTGATGCTTCTTCTATAGTTGATTCTGTTTATGCTATACCCCTTGAAACGAATAAAGAATGTCTTATTGGAGCTGTTTCCGATATTCGTATACATAATGATCTGATTTATGTTATCGACAAGAGGGTGTCCGATGCGATATTTGTTTTTGATATGAAAGGTAGGTTTCTAAATCGAATTGGGAAGAAAGGCCGAGGTCCAGGAGAATATACCAAGTTATCAGAAGTACAGGTGGATAAATGTAATAATGAGATATTGATTTCAAGTCCTCCATTGCAAAAGCTCCTTCGTTATAATCCTAAGGGAGAGTTTCTAGGGTATATCGACATTAATGTTGCCTATCTTGAATTTAGTATATTAAATGATGGAAATATTGTTTTGTATGCATGGAACCAAAAAAACAAACATCTAGGCGAGTTAGAGAATCGGTTGTTTTATATTGTCAATAGAGAAGGAGCGATTCTAAAAGCTGGTCCAATGTTTAAGCCTATCTATCCAAAAGTTCATATGAGGACGGAGAATGGCTGTATGTCTTCACTTAATCAAGTTTCATACAGTCCGATATTATCAGATACGATTAATAGTATAAGCTCAAATTCGGTTAAGGCCCAGTATGCTCTTGATTTTGGGAAAAATAGTATTCACGGTAAAGTGCCTATTTCTTGTTCAACTTACCAATTTGGACAAAAAGTTCGTAAAAACCATTTGTCTTACTTTTTGGGCTCTCATTTAGAAACAAATTCTTATCTATGTTTTACATGTGAGAGTGATGGTAAGTTAATTCATATGCTGTATCATAAGAAAAGCGCATCATTGATTAATTGTAATCGTATACAAGGCGATGAAAGACACATGTTTTTTTTCCCATTCAATTATTACTCTCACGATAGATTTATTTCGGCTATATCACCTAAAGCTATTTTGGAAATTGGTCAGCAATTCAAGAAGGCTGATGAAGCTATATTTCAGTGTTTTATGAAGATATTTCACAGATATGGTGTTAGGGAGTTGAGCGCAGATAACAATCCCATTATAGTTTTTACAAAACTGAAAGATGATTTCTTCGATACAAACCATAAATGACACTTTGGGCTCTTAAAATAAAGGAGGTGATTCTGATTAATACTAACTAAAATCAATTAATAATCTATATATGCATATGAACTTACGCAACAACTTTTGTCTGCTATGTAAATCTAGTTTTATCATAGTGATGTTATTCTGTTCCTGTCATAAAAAGGAGCAAAAGATGAGTTTTATCGCAACGAATGGGAAGATCGATTTAACTCAGAAAATTATCAATGTTAGTGATATGGAGGTTAACATATCAAAAGTGATTCCTCTAGAGACTACAAATAGATCTATTGTAGGAGAGATCAATAACCTATTTATAAATAGATCTGGAATATGGATTGCAGATCAACTTCAAGCCAATGCAGTATATAAATTTGGGTTGGATGGAAGCTTCATTAAAAAGATGAAGCGTATAGGTAAAGCAGAAGGTGAATATATTAGTTTAGGTAGTTTCTTCCAGCTGTCCAAAAATAGAGGTTGTGCTATCTGTGATAGAGGACAAAAGAAGATTTTATTCTTTGACAACAACCTTGACTTTATTAAAGAGAGTGCCTTAAATCAACGTTTCTTTAGTATCGCAAGTGTAGGAGATCAATTTTTAATCCAAACTACTCCTGATCAAGAGAATTATATTGAATTATTAGATGCAAATTTTAATAAGCAACAAGGTCTTATTCATCGTCCAAAATGTGTTTATCAATATTACAGTGGAACTTTAGATCGATTAAAGGTCGATTATTCTACAAATTCAGTTACGTACAATCCACCACTCACAAATGCCATATATCAATGGAAAGATGGAGAAGTAAAATTAAAGTATGCCATTAATAACATCGAACTGTTTCCAAATATCAACTTCTTCAAAGAGAACCAGGGGATGCATCCTGTAAAGATGTTTCAAAAGATATCGAAACAAAAGTATCTGACGGTTATAGATTTTATCGAAACGGATGATAAGTTATTGCTTAAATACCTTATGGAAGGAGAAAAGATGGTTACGATATACGATAAACAGTCTGAAAAATCAGAGACTGTTCGAATTGGGAATAATCTAATTGGTAATTTATTGTATAATTCAAGGTGTGTTATCAATAAGAATTTAATAGTGAGTTATATATATCCATGTGATTTACATAAATATAAAGATTCGATTGAAAAAGAGAGCAAGAAATTCAGTACTGTTTCTGTAGACGACAATGCTTGTATCGTTTTATTAAAACTCTAGTTCCTCTTTATCCGACTCTAACTACATACCTCTTACGGTGAGCCATAAAATAAATAACAACAGGAACTGTTCATAAAAAGAAGAGAAATCTACTATGTTATATTTTCAAAATCATCGTATCGCTTCATTAATCTGATTTAAAGATATGGAAACAACCTATACCCTGAAGGGGATATCACTTTTTAGCCTAGGCTTAAGACTAAAGAATAGATCAAGTTTGTGAACAGGCCTTGTATTTTTGACCAATTACAAGGCCCGTCTCTCTTTTACTAGTAAAAAAGTAAAACGAAAGAGTCGTTTTTAAAGCATAATGGATTGGTACCTCATACATTTGGGTATTCACCTTATATCCTCAAAAAGAAAGGGAGTGCTTCAGTAGATGGTGGTCATAACTATATACTTATACTTGAGTTATGTTTCTTTACATTATTTATATCAAAAGAGACTAATACAATTTATATATGATGAGGGTATCCTTTTCAGTGTAGGCGTGAAACAAAATAGAAACAGTTTTAAATGAAGTCACTGATCTCTAAGGATCGTTCGTCTTTACAAATAAAGATTATGGTATGTCTGCTCAAAAAAACTCAATGATGTTAATTTTATTCTTTAGATCCATCATCAAAATTGGATTCATACTTCGAGATTAAATATTCAGTGTTTGATATTGTATATGTTTTCTGATTATGTTGGTTTTGAGGTATTTCTTTAAGAAGATTGTGAAGATCTGTATTGTGTTGATAATTAACAGGAAAGGGGTGTGGGGTTATGTCTATGTTAATATTAGTGTGATTTGAGTTATATATAAAAACTTGATTTACATACATTCACTATTATGTATAATTTAAGATTTCTATAACCTTTATTCTCATAATAATATGAAATTAGACAATCCCTTGTTCAGGCTTTCTACACAGTGTTCATTAATTACATTTTATATAGTTATAATTTGTATGGTGTGACAATAAATCTGTAAAAAGATATCATTCATTCATTTACTATGAGGATCTATAAAAGATTATGATTCTTGTGATATAGAACCATAATTTCTTTTGGCAATTGTGAGAGATGAATAAATAGAAACCGATGTCTCCAGTAGGTTATTGAGATTTAATAATTATCTATCATTTAATACTAAGTAATATGAAAAAGAAAAGTTTGTTCAGTATTGTTTTATTTCTATGTGTTGTTGGATGTAAGCGTGCTCCATCTCCTGATGCATTCCAAGGCAAAGTATTAGAATGTGAAAAGAAAGAATTGTTTGATATGACAAGTTTGGTTGATCATATTGAATTTGTAAAGTTGGAACAAAATAAAAAATCTATTTTCGGGTTTGGTACCACTATAAAATATAAGAATGGATTTTATTATGCTGCGAATGTAGTAAATGCAGGAAAAGTACTTGTGTTCGATTCAAAAGGAAAATTTATTCGTAAAATTGGACGAAAAGGAAGAGGACCAGGGGAATTTATTAAATCTCGTGCTTTTGATGTCGATGATTTAGGTAATGTGTATATTGTCGATGGATATAAATTTAAAGTGGTCAAGTATGATCATAAAAATAAGTTTATATCAGAGGCGAAGATGGATTTCTTTGGAAAAGGATTTAGGGTATTATCTGATGATAAGTTTGTGTTTTTAGCCAATAAGAGACAGTCCGAGTATCAAATTTTGGTTACAGATCATCAATGTAATATCTTAAAGAGATATTTTAAATACCCTAAAGAATATAATGATAAGCATCTAGATTTCTGCCGTTTCAGTAATGCAAAAGATGGCGTGAATTATATTCATCGCCAGAATCAAGAAATATACAATATTACTTCTGATGGTGATTTAGTCCCATTATATAAACTTGATTTTGGATGTCATACGTTAAGTGACGAGTATAGAAATAATCCAGGTAAATTGATTAGTGTGGATCGTAATAAGAAACTATCGCAAATGCATTTCTGTAAATATGATATACTATTGGGCGAAACTTGTATTTATGGAACTTACAATAATACAGAAACTAAGAAAAATAGATTTTTTAGATATGATTTAGATAAGAATAAGATGTATGCAGATTTACGTTCTAATAGTGGAAAAATTGATCTGCGTCAGATAGTTATTCCATCACAATTATATAATGACAGTATTCTTTTTTCGAATGTTTCCTATGAAACATTTAAGAAATGCAATAATAAAGAGCTGCTTCCAGACAGTCTTGTTCCACATTTGAAATCTGGAGGAACTATTCTTATTAAACACATTTTGAAAAAATAAATATAAGATGAGATATGTGTTGTTGTTAGGGATGTGCTTTCAGATGTCTTGTACCAATAAAAATAGAATGATGGCTGAAGTGGAAAACAAAATCAATCAAGAATTAATTATACCCAATGAACTTGAGTTGTTTATTCACACAGGATTAAGGTCTTACAGTAATACAAAAAAGAATAGTATGAATATTTCACTGTACAGACTGTGTTAAAGATCTAATTCAATGGAACGAGTTACTTCGTTTATATCCCTCAAAATATAACTAAAGGTTTTTTGTGCCAACTCCCCATCGTGATATGGTTATTCAGATTATTAAAAGCTATAAGATTGACTTACCCATATATCATGATTTAAAAAATACTTTTTTTAGGTCAAATGATCTTGTAAATAATAAATTATTACATGTGTTAATAACAGATAAGGACAATAAAATTGTTTTTATTGGAAATCCTCTTTATAGTAAGAATGTAAAGAAGTTCTTATTCGAAGAGAACCAGTTCTAGTTTGTTTAATGTTTAAGGTCATGAATAGATATATTGTTGGGGGAGTGATTGTATTCGTATTGCTGATTGTTTCGCTGTCGATTTTTAATGGAGACTTATTAGAAATAGTTGATCGGACTACTGAAATTGAAGTTGTTGATTCTGAAATTGATTTAGGAGATATCTTTTATAACATTCCTAAGTTGGTCACTTTTAGAGTTAATAATATCGGAGAAAATCCACTATTGATAGAACATTTAGAACCTTCGTGTGGGTGTGTTAAAACTGAATGGAAAAGAGAACCTATTGGTCCTGGTAATTATGCAAATATTCGTGTTAAATACGATGCACGTGAGATTGGATTTTTCTATAAAACAGTTATTGTCTATTGTAATATTCAGAAGCGTCGCGTACGGTTAAGTATCAAAGGTAAAGTTGTTAAACAATAGCTTTGATATGATGCATAATATTAAAGTATGTCAATATATGATATAAATTGTCTGTCGTATTTTGTATCTTTAGTGATTTATAGATGCTCGTAATGTGTATTTAAAAGAAAAGTAAAAACTGACCATCAAAACTGATAATAACTATGCAAACTAACTTAGGTAACTCATTACATATTCTTTTGAGTTCTTTTCTTCTTATGTCTTTGTTTTCGTGTTCGACGAAACAAGAGGGGGATAGTGAATTGAAAAGCCAAACGGCTTTAACTGTGGATACGGTCACGAAAGTGAAGGTAAAGAAGGCGGTAAAGAGCAGGTTTCATCATGAACTATTAAGTAATGGAATCGTACATGCTTGCGGAAAAGCTGCTGTTCCCTTTAAGGCCAAAGATCAAATAGTAGCACTTCATGTGGTGAATGGAACAAGGGTGAAGAGAGGCGATTTGATTGCTACGGTCTCGTCAGAGGAGCTGAAGATGCGTTTGGATGAAGCACAACTACAGTATGATAAATCAACTATTGCTTTAGAGGATAAACTTCTAGGATATGGCTATTCAACGAAGGATAGTGCTACCATTGAGCCTCCCCTACTTAAAATGATTAAGATCAAAAGTGGGTTTAATAGTGCTGTTATTGCACTAAAACGAGCAAAGATAAATTATAGAGATAGAGAGGTTCGTTCTCCTTTAAATGGTGTTATATCGGATCTACAAGCCGAAGTATATAATCCAGCATCAAGTTATAAAAAATGTTGTGATGTGGTGGATGATCATATGGTTTGGGTGGACTTCTCCATCTTAGAAGGAGAATACAATAAGATCTCCAAAGGGGAAAAGATTAAGGTGGTGCCTTTTGCCAATAAGCGTTTAGAGCTAATAGGTACGGTTGCTGCGATTGATCCAAGAGTGGATGCATCTGGGATGGTTCATATTAGGGCGAAAGTGAATAATTCGAAACATCAATTGATCGATGGGATGAATGTCAATGTGATCGTCCAAAGTGAAGGGGCTTGCTGTCTGGTGGTCCCCAAGAGTGCGGTGTTGTATCGTCAGAATAAGAATGTACTCTTTGTTCGTAATGGAAAGAAAGCCAAATGGGTTTATGTAACGCCAGGAGAAGAGAATAGTTTGAATGTTCAGATATTAGAAGGCAAACTAGCAGAAGGAGACGAAGTGATTGTCTCTAATAATTTTGATCTAGCACACGATACTCCTATCGAAGTAATACAGTAAGTATGGCAAGCGTTAAAAATTCATTTAGAATTAATGTCATCTTTATTGTTCTTGCCATTGTTGGTATGGCCTTGGCTTCGCAGCTAACCGTTCAACTACAACCTACTCGTGAAAGTAACCAAGTGGTTGTCTCTTACCGTTGGAGAGGTGTATCTGCCGAGATTATAGAGAGAGAGGTGACCTCTTCCATTGAAGGAGTATTGTCCACTATGGATGGCTTAAAAGATATAAGCTCCAATTCATCGAAAGGAGAGGGCCGCATTCGTCTCACTTTCAAAAAAGAGGTGAATATAGATGTCGTCAGATTTGAATTGTCATCGATACTTCGGACACTTTATCCCAAATTGCCTGATGGTGTTACGCGCCCTGTCATTGGGGGAAGTTATCAACGTAATGATACGCGAATACGTTTGATGACTTTTACTGTTCATGGGACCAAAAGTAAGGATGCCTTAGGAAAGTATGCAGAGGACTATTTGGTGTCATCCTTAGGTGAGATTGACGAAGTCGAATCGGTAGAGGTCGACGGGGTTACCCCATTGGAGTGGTGTGTGGAATATGATACAGGTCGACTTCACCAGTATGGAATGACCACGAGGAATGTCGCCAATGCGATGTATCTCTATTTCAATAAAGAAGAGTTAGGGTTATTTAAGTGGCTTGATCAACAAGAGTCGTCATGGCACGCATTTAGCTATTGCGGTGGCTCTTTTCATCATGACGATACCATCGCATGGGATAAAATCATTATTGGAACTGTTAAGGACCATATCGTTCGATTAGGGGAGGTTGCTAAAGTAAAGGTACGTCACACTCCTCCTTCACGCTATTTCAGGTTAAATGGTCTCAATACAATATATCTTAATATCTACAGCAGTGAGGGGGCCAATCAAATTGAGTTAGGAGCAGAGGTGCTAGAGAAGGTGGAGATCATAGAGAAATCGCTCCCCAAGAGTGTCTCTTTAGATTTGAGTTATGATGCCTCTAAATCGTTAAGAGAGGAGCGTGATAAGATCCTTTTTAGGTCG
It encodes:
- a CDS encoding DUF1573 domain-containing protein, translated to MNRYIVGGVIVFVLLIVSLSIFNGDLLEIVDRTTEIEVVDSEIDLGDIFYNIPKLVTFRVNNIGENPLLIEHLEPSCGCVKTEWKREPIGPGNYANIRVKYDAREIGFFYKTVIVYCNIQKRRVRLSIKGKVVKQ
- a CDS encoding 6-bladed beta-propeller, yielding MNKRTLICTLIALLMFASCHEKQVDSTEIIEIDVMKASRVKMKDIFSKIELIPLETSENSLIEESRSTIGFNKVNDRYYIGDRKQKNVIVFGANGKHLYSSNQRLGRGPEEFPELYRYLVRDDNGNIIIYAGFMSKLFEYDIDGNFIDKYNVPKLYTTNKMMAISKDTIAFYCSTPRKNDNSIVQNALVFYSLRGEKIIKKIDSIYQDGMAAQTNRNCFQRFNDSISFNHNFPSNEIYRIDPNSLEVTCKYRLDFGEYNWNSDKGKKIGVNIISKYIRENCKNMVMVGTKLENSEYLIVMYSFKGQSNVLFYNKKSKRIAIKENPVRTKELLLRLDYIDEEYIYGLCTPKGVRNLISPDLLDDSLLAVLDSIKMSDNPIVVKYKFKKTFLK
- a CDS encoding 6-bladed beta-propeller codes for the protein MRKIVLLMSVLLVGCSSKVNFGGFAPQDLKLSDVEVLKLSTDSLVTIHVPEKSNEETIDASSIVDSVYAIPLETNKECLIGAVSDIRIHNDLIYVIDKRVSDAIFVFDMKGRFLNRIGKKGRGPGEYTKLSEVQVDKCNNEILISSPPLQKLLRYNPKGEFLGYIDINVAYLEFSILNDGNIVLYAWNQKNKHLGELENRLFYIVNREGAILKAGPMFKPIYPKVHMRTENGCMSSLNQVSYSPILSDTINSISSNSVKAQYALDFGKNSIHGKVPISCSTYQFGQKVRKNHLSYFLGSHLETNSYLCFTCESDGKLIHMLYHKKSASLINCNRIQGDERHMFFFPFNYYSHDRFISAISPKAILEIGQQFKKADEAIFQCFMKIFHRYGVRELSADNNPIIVFTKLKDDFFDTNHK
- a CDS encoding 6-bladed beta-propeller yields the protein MSFIATNGKIDLTQKIINVSDMEVNISKVIPLETTNRSIVGEINNLFINRSGIWIADQLQANAVYKFGLDGSFIKKMKRIGKAEGEYISLGSFFQLSKNRGCAICDRGQKKILFFDNNLDFIKESALNQRFFSIASVGDQFLIQTTPDQENYIELLDANFNKQQGLIHRPKCVYQYYSGTLDRLKVDYSTNSVTYNPPLTNAIYQWKDGEVKLKYAINNIELFPNINFFKENQGMHPVKMFQKISKQKYLTVIDFIETDDKLLLKYLMEGEKMVTIYDKQSEKSETVRIGNNLIGNLLYNSRCVINKNLIVSYIYPCDLHKYKDSIEKESKKFSTVSVDDNACIVLLKL
- a CDS encoding 6-bladed beta-propeller; the protein is MKKLIKKILFGTIISFCIFSCHQEGIDKNSYKIKVEGKTSKELSDFFSEIEIIPLETSEKCVLNRCTHLSIINGKYYVQDERQHIVAVFSLDGEFIYSTKELKGRGPNKYLNCQRYTVNRQNGNIQVLDLIRHKIIEYDLQGNLVIQYEIPETFLPAEEFVYLSYGIYAFYFQSKKPFKYNRYVIFYSVKEGKIIKKISAPQTYYLAVKTNHDCFQRFNNTIGFSYSYPSCNDIYYLNTKSLDLECSYSLDFGKYNFNEESLKNVDKELHTKFIRDNSDHTAFVYDRMESEDYIIIEYSLKNKFYVLFFNKKNHRVRIKENGTKHSKEVLTFLSHIDRDYIYSMCSPNFVDQLITNDLLSSESRKRLREMKLTDNSVIIRYKLK
- a CDS encoding 6-bladed beta-propeller is translated as MKKKSLFSIVLFLCVVGCKRAPSPDAFQGKVLECEKKELFDMTSLVDHIEFVKLEQNKKSIFGFGTTIKYKNGFYYAANVVNAGKVLVFDSKGKFIRKIGRKGRGPGEFIKSRAFDVDDLGNVYIVDGYKFKVVKYDHKNKFISEAKMDFFGKGFRVLSDDKFVFLANKRQSEYQILVTDHQCNILKRYFKYPKEYNDKHLDFCRFSNAKDGVNYIHRQNQEIYNITSDGDLVPLYKLDFGCHTLSDEYRNNPGKLISVDRNKKLSQMHFCKYDILLGETCIYGTYNNTETKKNRFFRYDLDKNKMYADLRSNSGKIDLRQIVIPSQLYNDSILFSNVSYETFKKCNNKELLPDSLVPHLKSGGTILIKHILKK
- a CDS encoding 6-bladed beta-propeller; protein product: MYSKSVLTYLLLILFVACKSTPQKKTRLPDGTEVLGVVDAEVEKVDLNPFLKKSEYDLSSYIKEAKLIPLETTEASLLGRISDVIMTSTHIYIRDNSKGHGIFIFDNKGKYITQIKKGQGPGELLRVSDMAFDNSNQELLVSQRNLMSYYSPNGKFVRNSKIPFYFAEFDITKDGYIFYKHDSQSDPSLGESDSYNIIITNKQCKIKQVGMPSTYKKCRFYTKSYMQENGYLSHRFSDTIFQYRHLDNMLYSKYILDFSSKKVSDNLLAKLSPRDLMKQDDYYFLGDFLETSKHSFFSLLSHRKKLYLFRDKKTKKVIGGTKVMRNNLFPRAGVAYRPMFASGDYFITIYTLPHPKFRESFVDHSTIFSEEDKLIAKSMKMEENPALILYTLKEF